From the genome of Schistocerca piceifrons isolate TAMUIC-IGC-003096 chromosome 6, iqSchPice1.1, whole genome shotgun sequence:
CCTCCCTACTTTCCCTCTAACCTGTGTCAGTACACGACAGGTGGTTTTATGATATGGAGGTGTTTTTCGTAGTTTTGATGTGATTCCCTTtttcgcttaagaaaatgctaaatgaggAAGGAtttcaacacattttgcagaatttTGCAGTGCTTCCCGTAGAGGTACAGTTCGGAGGCGATGATTTCATAAGCATGATAATGCAATCTGTATTAATGCAGGTTCTGTGTGGTCATAGCTTGTGGACAGTAATATTCGTGAATTGGACTGGACAGCCCAGAGACCCTATCGAAAGCAAATGGAAAATGtttgggatgagctagaacgtcgacttcgctccagactccagaCCACAGCGTCCAGCATCAGTACATTCTCcagtttcggctgttgaggaaaaACTGACCACCACGCCTCCATAGACATTGAGACACCTCACTGCAAGGGCTCCCAGCAGCGTTCAAACCTTCGAGAAGACGAAGGTGCCTAGatccttttgatcagatagtgtatttaaaATACGTCACAGTGGAGATCAGATAAGCGGTGACCAAAACCAAGCGACATTTACCTTGCGACACGGTCGTGCACAGCAGTTGGAGGGCCGTCTGTTCTCCAATGCCATTTAAAACAATGTCACAAAGATACGCAATCGACGAGAGACTAAAAGACAAGGAGTGATCCGCCTAGGAAAAGGAAATCATGTCCATGAATGATCCTGAAAATAATTTCTATGGACACGTCCCAAAAAGTTCTGACACGAACGGATCATATATACTGTAGTTTTGAACGGGGAGTGTCTGTGCTAACGATGCAGTGATATTCTGCAGAATGATTATAGACAGACCTGAAGCCACAACATAGTCACGTCACATTTGGAATAAAGTGGTCGGGGCCTCCACCTTCACCAAATGGTTAAATTCCCCGAGGTTTCGATCACGCACTCTTTGACCATTTACAAGTGGAATGAGTGCTGATTCAATGATAAGCCCTGATACATTCTGACCACCGGAAGTGACGTCTCTGGTACTGGCAGGTTCGCCATATACGGGCGTACGTTGATTTCGCATTCTGTGCTGCCCCTTAAAACTCGCGATAGCTGGATCCCATGCCACGTTGAGCTGTAGAGTGTCGTGAACTACGTCGCACTCGTGGCTACTGGAGTATACAGCGGGGTACCAGCAATCTGCCAGCAGTTACTCCACTTGACAATAGCCAAGGGGCACTTGGTCGAAAGCTCGTTGGCATTTTAAGCGCTTGACACAGCTGGAAgcctgagaacattttattcaacgtTACAGTTTTAACACTCTGCATCCTTACGTTTGTACTCTATTACAATTACTGTAGACTGTTCGTTCAATGCCGAACGCACGCGAAGGAGGGAAGAATGAAACTGAGTACACCAAGATTACAGTTAATGCAGTGTATGTATTTCACAGTGTCTTTGTAGTTTGAAGCAAACTTTtacgtctgaaggaacagacactgctgaaGATCTATAGTattaaatatatgaaatgtattcgaacTTTGCGAATACTGTTATACATCAGCCGTACTATTTActagaaacacacaaaatattgttccGGAGCAGGGCTCgaaccggatttcctgcttatcgggaGCAGTCGCCTTCACCACTTCGACTATCCTACACTTTTCCAGGACTGATCCAAACTTAAACTTTATGCTCGCACAATTCGTGGTTCCCGCACAGGGAGACATATTATACTCCATTAAACATTGGGCatgcagccacgcaaataaaatttATTCCATTGATATTTCGGccgcatgcccgaaatttaatggactattcattacgccgcgaaaaGTGATAACCGGTTTCAGCCAtacaatgatcatcttcagattctaaaggcggcaaaCACTGAACACAGTTTCATGCATTGTCAAACTAGCTATATGACTGtctcataagaatgtgattgcgtttataaataaccaaaaaaattttacagcaaaggatgtggaagagcagttgaacagaatggacagtgtcttgaaaggaagatataagattaaGATCAACAAGAGCGGATAATGGactgcagttgaattaaatcaggtgatgcggagggaataaGATTAATAAGATTCGGAAATGGgacacttaacgtagtagatgagttttgctgtctggggagcaaaataactgatgatggtcgaagtagtagttgttgtggtcttcattcctgagactggtttgatgcagctctccatgctactctatcctgtgcaggcttatTCATCtatcagtacctactgcaccctacatccttctgaacctgcttagtgtattcatctcttcgtctccctctacgatttttaccccccgcactgccctccaatactaaattggtgaccccttgatgcctcagaacatgtcctaccaaccgattccttcttctagtcaatttgtgccacaacctcctcttctccacaatcctattcagtacctcctcattagttatgtgtgctacccatataatcttcagcattcttctgtagcaccacatttggaagcttctattctcttcgagtccaaactatttatcgtacgtgtttcacttccatacaaggccacactccatagaaaaactttcagaaacgacttcctgtccgatgttaacaaatttctcttttcagaaacgctttccttgccatttccagtctacattttatatcctctctacttcgacctcatcagttattttgctccccaaattggaaaactcctttactacttcaagtgtctcatttcctaatctaattccctcagcatcacccgatttattttgactacattccgttatcctcgttttgcttttgttgatgttcatcttatatcctcctttcaagacactgtccactccgttcaactgctcttcaaagtcctttgctgtctccgacagaattacaatgtcatcggcgaaccttaaagtttttattttttctccatggattttaatacctactccgaacttttcttttgtttcctttactgcttgctcaatatacagattgaacaacatcggggaaagggtacaaccctgtctcactcccttcccaaccactgcttccctttcatgtccctcgactcttgtaactgccatctggtttctgtacaaattgtaaatagccattcgctctttgtattttacccctgtcaccttcagagttttaaagagagtattccagtcaacattgttaaaagctttctctaaagtctacaaatgctagaaacgtacgtttgccttttcttaatctagcttctaaaataagtcgtagagtcagtattgcctcacgtgttcccatatttctacggaatccaaactgatcttccccgaggtcagcttctaccagcttttccattcgtctgtacagaattcgcgttagtattttgcagccgtgacttatgaaactgatagttcggtaattttcacatctgtcactgcctgctttctttgggattggaattattatattcttcttgaagtctgagggtatttcgcctgtctcatacatcttgctcaccagatggtagatttttgtcagaactggctctcccaaggccgtcagtagttctaatggaatgttgtctactcccggggctttgtttcgacttaggtctttcagtgctctatcaaactcttcacgcagtatcatatctctcatttcatcttcatctacatcctcttccatttctataacattgccctcaagtaaatcgccggtgtatagaccctctatatattccttccccctttctgctttcccttcgttgcttagaactggatttccatccgagatctcgatattcatacaagtggttcccttttctccaaaggtctctttaattttcctataggcaacatctattttacccctagtgagataagccatccctgcttagccattttgcacttcctgtcgatctcatttttgagacgtttgtattcctatttgcctgcttcatttactgcatttttatattttctcctttcatcaattaaagtcaatatttcttctgtcatccaaggatttatgctagccctcgtctttttacctacttgagcctctgctgccttcactatttcattcctcaaagctacccattcttcttctactgtatttctttcccccattactgtcaattgttcccctatgctctccctgaaactctctacaacctttggttctttcagtttatccaggtcccatctccttaaaatcccacctttttgcagtttcttcagttttaatctacagttcataaccagtagattgtggtcggagtccacatctgtccctggaaatgtcttacaatttaacacctggctcctaaatttctgtcttaccattatacaatctatctgaaaccttagagtatctccagggttcttccatgtatacaaccttctttcatgattcttaaaccaagtgttagctatgattaagttatactctgcgcaaaattctaccaggcggcttcctctttcatttcttagccccaatccatactcacctactatgtttccttctctcccttttcctactcttgaattccagtcacccatgactattaaattttcgtctcccttcactacctgaataatttattttatctcatcatacatttcatcaacttcatcatctgcagagctagttggcatataaatttttactactgtagtaggcgtgggcttcgtgtctaccttggccacaataatgcgttcactatgctgtttgtagtagcttacccgcactcctattttttttattcatttttaaacctactcctgcattaccctatttgattttgtatttataaccctgtattcacctgaccaaaagtcttgttcctcctgccaccgaacttcactaattcccactatatccaactttaacctatccatttccctttttaaattttctaacctacatgctcgattaagggatctgacattccacgctccgatccgtagaatgccagttttttttctcctgataacgacgtcctcctgagtagtccccgcccggagatacgaataggggactattttacctccggaacattttacccaagaggacgccatcatcatttatccatgcagtagagttgcatgccctcgggaaaaattacggccatagtttccccttgctttcagccgttcgcagtaccagcacagcaaggccgctttggttagtgttacaaggccatatcagtcaatcatgcagactgttgcccctgcaactactgaaaaggctgctgcccctcttcaggaaccacacgtttgtctggcctctcaacagatacccctccgttgtggttgcacctacggtacggctatctgtatcgctgaggcacgcaagcctccccaccaacggcaaggtctatggttaatggggggggggggggggggggggggggagaatggtcgaagtagaggggatatgaagtgcagactgccaatggcaataaaagtgtttctgaagaggagaaagtatttgtatggtgcgtagccatgtatggaagtgaaacatggacaataagtaatttagacaagaagaaaatcgaagctttcgaaatgtggtactacagaagattgctgaagattagatgggtagatcacgtaactaatgaggaagaactgaacagaaatggggagaagaggaatttgtggcgcaacttcattagaagaaggaatcggttggtaggacacgttctgaggcatcaagggaacacaaatttaatattggagggaagtgcggagggtaaaaatcgtggaaggAGACCAAGgcattaatacactaaacagattcataaggatgtaggttgcggtagttggtagttactcggagatgaaaaagcttactcaggatagagtagcatggagaactgcatcaaaccagtctctggactgaagaccacaacaactacaacgatCATTCGTGTTATAGAGGATTTCTCAAACAGCGAACCCTGTATTCATGAAGCTGGCagaaaaaaaatacagggtgcgaaccGGTAACTTAAACAGAAACAAGACGGTAATTATAACGGTCGTTAAAGGTAGGCAGTAGttgagaaatgagtgagacagCACTActgcctagccccccccccccccccccccaaccacattAACCAATTTGTTGATCGAGAAAGCAGTAAGGATACTAATGAGAGAACTTGGGAAGGTAATTAATGTTCATGGACTTGAAATAACAATATTGGGATTCGACGATGCCATTTAGATGAGGCCACAGATAATAAAGACATTGGAATATCAGTTgagggaatggacaatgtcttcaaaAGTGTCTGTCAGATGAATGAAAACAAAAGTGGAACAGTGGCAGTGGCGGGTAACTCAATTAAAGCAGGCGATTtagagggaattaaattagaaaactatacagtaaaagtagtagatgtgtttgctatctgggcagcaaaatagctcacCACGGCCGAAGTAAAGAGAACATAAAACGCAGATTGGAACAGAGCTTCAGGGGAAACGAACGTGGACAAGTAGTAGACAGATGATTGCTGAGGATCAGGTGGATCAGGTAACTTATCAAGAGAGATTGAAATGATTTGGAGAGAAAGGTGCCTTGTATCACAACCTGAGTAAAATAAGCTTGTTGCATTTCTGCTTCAGAAAACTGATGTCCAAGTACTGACCTTAAAATCGTATAAAGTATGAAGAGGGCTAGTCTGGAAGGGGCATTGTTGGTCCTGAAGATGGACTGGTTTGACCGAAACAGGTCATGAAAATAAATTGTTTGAGCTATACTTCGCTGCAGTGCCTTGTCTGGTGACGCAAAATTCAAGCGGCAGGAGGGGACCAGGCGACGCAGACATCAAGTGGTACTCTCTTCCTCTCTTTTTTGTGATATTTGTTTTGGGCGGAACTGTCGACAGCGTGAGAACATTGCATATTGTGTACGAGCCTGCAACCCCACTCCAAACCACCGGCATCTGTCAGTCACGAAGTTACTTTAATCGAAGTATAGCCTTCGTTTTGGTTAGAAATATTTTGCAAACACACAGCAAGGTACAAACCTTCCCCGTTTCGGTGAGAAGATACTCGGTCACGCGGCACAGGCCACAGTCGCTCTCCCACAGTAGAACTGTGTACATCCTGGCCCGCATTGGTCGCAGGACGAGGCCCGTAGGTGGGAAGTCCTGTTTGGTCTCTGACAAGTCCTCCAGCACTTCACCGATCCGGAACACCTGGCGCTTCATCACGGACAGCAGCGTCCCCGGAATTTCGCCCGAGCTGTGCTTGTCTTCAACATGCGCGACCAGCTTTTCCCAGCTGGTCGGTTCGTAACTGTAGCTGCGAATGCCCGCCTCCACCATGGGCAGGGCGTCCCTCCATTTGCCGTGGAAGACAATTTTACACATGTTCACGACATCGCATGGGTCCTCGTCTTTCATCATTTCTGCCACTTGCTCGATATTAGTAGTCTTTTCAGGGTAGCGCTTCTTCAGATTGCCATGTGCCGTGAATAGAAGGTCCGCCCTGACAAAGTCATTACCGACGAAAGTTGCGAATGTTGGCATGTGCTCTTGCTCTATGCCTAGGTGAGTTGCGATGTCAACTGGTCGAAACTGGTACGTCTTCAGCTTACCATCTTTCTCGAGATTCCTGAAGGTTAGCACACTCGATACACCCTTCATTGCAAAGAAGTCCGAGTCGTTTGTGAGCACTCCGATGCAGTGTTTAGTGCCCGATACATATTTGGCAATGTCATGCTTACAGTTGCCCTTGGACAGATAGACTCTGCAGCCGAGATCCTTGAATATGACTCTGGCGGCCGGGATGACTGCTTCCGGTAACGTTCTCAGATTGCTGTCAGTTCGCATAATTCCTAAACGCAGACTGCCGAACAGGTTGCTGACAAACATCGTCTTATCTTTCTTTTTGTCCGTCCATGTGTGTATCTCATCTTCTACTgggacgccgtgaaagaaaaacaCGAGATGAATGCCGTTGTCACGGAACCGTTGCACAAAATTCGCGCAATAGTCTCGAAATTTCTTGTACTGGCCTCCACGAAGAAAATCTAGCGGCTCGTATATATGCCACATGCATGCAGATCCATCGACGGCGATCACAGGATCTTCTCCGCTTTTCTTCTTAAATTCTTCAGCGATTTTTTGTAGATCCACGACCTTATAGAATTTACCTTTTACGACGAAGCCGAAGAGTCCAGAAATGCCCATTCTTCTCTCGTTATTGGCAAGAGTTTTTCAGCAATATTGGGACGATTTTCTATCTCCTGCAAAGagaaaattaatttgttaatattAGTGCAAAGATAAGTCtcgaaatttttgtaaattttatatgTATTCTATGTGGCCAAACGTCTCCGGATAATCCTTCGAACTAGGGTAAGGCTGGACAGCACAGGCTACACAGGATATCTCAAACTCAGAGGATCGAAACTAGAGATGTTACGGAGAATCCCAAACTGAGTATTTGGACACACGGAAGCCCACTGctggaaataaatatttaattttgttatctAGATTAACATCTTACAACACAGAGCAACATCTTAGACTCATAGCAAATGTTCGATGTGTCGAACGTCAGTGTGCGCACTTCGATTCGACAGATGAAACATCTTCACTCTCTCAAGTATCCATGTTTAACTGTTAATAAGGAAAAAAGTACTTAGGACCCTGTCAACCAGTTCCTTTTCAGCAATGACGTATATTAACTACACTGCACTAGCCAAGGAACAGAAACTCCTCTTCCTGTTCAGCAAAGAGAATATCTTTTGTTCAAGTGATCACGAATATTAATATTTGAAATGGGATAGGAAACACTCCTGGTGAATCTTCCTCCTCTAGTTGGAAACAAAACGTTATGGAAATTCATCTCGAATAAATACAACGTAATGTGCATCACTCACACACGGTGGAGGAAAATTTGGTTCGTATCTTACAAAGTGACCATATCCTCAAACCATCCGGTGTAATCTCACGTCATAATATTAATAAGTTAACAACGAAAATTGAAACACCGATTTTTGATACTACTGATACAAGGAGACCAATGAAACTTATATACTGGTAATTCGAAAGGTACTTTGCCGTAAAGTGTACAAAAATAATATCGAGTGTACGTAGCTGTTAACACAGGTAAATGGAAGTAGACATACAcacatgagaaaagttttcctCTGTCTCTCACAAAGTTACCAACTtctacccccccaccccacccgtaCTGATCAGGTGCTATGGAGAAGCAACACACGGAAGTAACTGCGTAAGAGggcgtgaacataatattttcgcagtctgaggagaaagctgatgactgaagagatctcgccgcaacgaaaaacgcctttgttttaatgattgtcatttcaactcgtgtatcatatccgccACACACTCTTCCCTATTTAGTGATAATACAATAccagctgcccttccttgaacttttagatgtcctccgtcagtcctaccaggCAAGattcccataccgcgcagcaattcCAGGAGAGAACTGACGAGCTTATTGTAGGTAGTCTGTTCACTAGATCTGGTAGCATCTAATTGTtatgccaataaaccgcagtctttgttttgtcttccccacaacatcttctgtgcgactgttgcagtttAAAGTGTTTGTAATAGTTGTCCCCGGGTATTTACCTGCATCGACAGTCgttagatttctgtgatttatcgtgtaaccgaaatttactaGATTCATCTTGTTGCCCATGTGGATTACtcgatacttttcattatttagagcgaactgccatttttcgcaccatacaaatatcacgcctaaatcatttttcagttaaCCTTCATTTTCTGACGACTTTAATGGAAGGTAAACcgtagcatcatctgcagacaatctaaaagGGCTGTGCAGATTGCGACTAAATCACTTATACATATGAACAGCAGAGGATCTATAAAACTGCCTGCAGATGCCACGTATTACTTtagttttactcggtgactttacgCCAATGCTACGAACTGTACCTTTCAGTCGCACATCTGAGATGGTACTGCATAAGCACGCGGTTCGATTAGAAGGCGCTTGTCAGGAACGACATCAAATaccttctggaaatacagaaataatttGAGATCATCTGTCGATGGCACTCATTATTTCAAGAGGATGgagtttgtaggcgtgtttctacatctgatagaTGATGTCTATTTAAAATCGCGGCAGTCACTAATTGTGCTGTGCAAGAAacgtgttttctgaatccgtgcctaCTATGTCTCAATAGATCGTCTTCATCGAGGTAATTCGTAACGTTTGATCAACgtatacgttccaaaattctactgcaaatcgacgtcactgatattggtctgtaattcaacggatttctCCTGTTTCCTGAGTATTGGACTGACCTATGCACCCTTTCAGTTTTTA
Proteins encoded in this window:
- the LOC124802497 gene encoding uncharacterized protein LOC124802497 is translated as MGISGLFGFVVKGKFYKVVDLQKIAEEFKKKSGEDPVIAVDGSACMWHIYEPLDFLRGGQYKKFRDYCANFVQRFRDNGIHLVFFFHGVPVEDEIHTWTDKKKDKTMFVSNLFGSLRLGIMRTDSNLRTLPEAVIPAARVIFKDLGCRVYLSKGNCKHDIAKYVSGTKHCIGVLTNDSDFFAMKGVSSVLTFRNLEKDGKLKTYQFRPVDIATHLGIEQEHMPTFATFVGNDFVRADLLFTAHGNLKKRYPEKTTNIEQVAEMMKDEDPCDVVNMCKIVFHGKWRDALPMVEAGIRSYSYEPTSWEKLVAHVEDKHSSGEIPGTLLSVMKRQVFRIGEVLEDLSETKQDFPPTGLVLRPMRARMYTVLLWESDCGLCRVTEYLLTETGKVRKEEVELEKRLPDGLEHPGLQQLWISDDAHRRWCFFTWLVAPYAKPSLLEELDPQFLVVPAAALLFLKHEARVLHDHEVTAFCATAAAVAGLPATGQPANIVKTPDERAVYLASLFMRCVLHVLDAAATCGIAFPREIDCLPDAYFDGIVFHNICVTTRNGKDPRTLDIFKPQHEVTFEQLMRVIKWNQSKNP